In Osmia lignaria lignaria isolate PbOS001 chromosome 13, iyOsmLign1, whole genome shotgun sequence, the DNA window CAATACGAGAAAAATACACATTCGATTACGATAGATCGGTTCCTACAACTCGgttaatttgattaattcgaaGTAAAAGTTTGTTATCCGGTATCACGTAACCAAATGTTATCCCGTTGTATGTTTGCAGAAGGGGAAAGTGTTCAAGGGTGAGGCTAACTTCTTCGCCCAACGTAAATATACTCGGCTATTAAACGATCAGAATATATAGCTTTATTCACTACTCAATGATTAAAGATCGTGGCTGACGTGACGTTTTAATGTATTACTTTTCGGTATAGGTTCACTTGTTTCCTTAGGTAAAATAATGTTTCCATAATAGGAGTTTATCTACTTCAATTTCCCTGGAATAAAATTCCAAACGATGGTCCTTAAAAcagaatttcttattttcaaCCGTATCATGAGAAATTAAATCGTGCAGAATTGagtttgaataattaatcatgTTGTTGCACGACACGGTTCGAATTTATTAATCAGAAAGCACCTTACGTTTCCTGCTTTAATTCAAACCCCACGTCGCGTGTGAAAAATGGCCACGTGCAGAAGTACCTATTCGAATTAGAACTTGATTATCGCGAACCACCGATTGCGTGTTTGAGTAAGCTGTTCAAGGGAAGGCAGCATATTTTCAGAAAAGTTTTCCTTTCACGGTGTTTAGTGTTTGCTCACCCTATAGCGTTACGATGAAGCTTCTCGTAATTCTGTTACAATCGGGGGTGCAACAATGGCCACGTGCCATCGAGAAACATTACACTGTCACGCTTCACCGTATAACATTAGGTTGATGGAGTGTCGATTAATTACTGAAAGGATTGAACAATACGTTCACCTTTGTTTTaaatctttttcctttctcgtttaaaatttttgaaaatttttttatttaaaattcgtgataaaaatagaattaaaaatacaatgattaataattaagatGAAAGAAACGACTCACCGTTTCTCGAGGAGGACTCCAGCACTGTGGCGAATTGCGACCACTGTGACTGCTGGTAGCCGAATTCGAAACCGAATGAAGGTTCGGAGTGGTAGCATTTAAAGGTGTCACCGGATCGTCTTCCGTTGTTTCAATATCCACTTCGTCGTCAGAATTATCTTCTTTATTGACAACGGAAGCGTCTGCTGGTTGTTCTTGGGCCACTGGTTCAACAATCGGTGGTCCACGAATAACAGGATGGAAGGCAGACTGATGTAACGATGGGTTCACCGTCGGTATCAATGGTTCCGTTGGACTGGAACCACTTATTGATGGTGGTAAAGGTGctgtgtaattaaaaaatttcaaatttcatgtGATATAccaaattaaaaagttattttaattattgttagaATTTGGTGTATTTATATTGTTGGTAATTCCGTATGTAATGAATTTCAAACATTAACTAACAGTGTTTGTTTGCGAACCGGGGTTAAGCTAATCCTCTAAGTACCTTGTCCATGGCTAAAATTTGTTACCGACATCGCTTGGTAACTTCTGCACCCCACTCGAATTAATAACTGACCGTGCACCGTGATTTCACCTActattagttaaaataatttcgaTTGATTAATGCTAACCCGTGGAAACGAATTGAAATAGCAATATTCAAACCGGCAAGAGGAATATATAGAATACGTTGCccgaatattaataattattatcacaGGCCATTAACTTCTACGAACAGTATAATTGCTGGTGTTATACTGATTAACAACAATTTTCATAATATTCTTTCTGTCATTCTCATTTTCCATGCAATCATATTAATGAATTCTGATCCGTAATGTAATTTCCGTTTGTTCCCAGTGTAATCGTGCAAATTACATACACAAAAGCTTCCATAACTTTCATCTTTCGTACTGCACGTGTCCTCGAATccgattaattattcaaaataagaaaaaattaaattgaaattaccgGGAAACAGCACTGGTCCTCTCTTGGCGAGCCAAGGCAGAGCGTAGGGTGAAAAGGGGAATCCAGGTGTTTTCGCTGCAGCGACGGCTGCAGCCTGCTGATGCTGGTGCCACACGTAGTCCATAACGAGGCTTCTCGACAGTGGCAAAGGCAATTCTGGGAATGGAGGCACCCGAGGGTGCGTAGGTGACGGTACAAGGGTGGGTATTTGAGTGGGGGATGATCTCGGTTGTTTGGCCGGGCTGTGCGATTCTCTTGAAGTCGGATTATTAAGCAATCGTTTTCTCGTCCCCCCGTTGAACATCGCTTTGACGTCCTCCCAGGCGTGCACCACCTCGTCCGGCGGATTGCCGGACAGCTTCATATGACGCCGCCACGAGTTAAAGTTCGCCGCGTCTGGCTGGACGTATTTGTCCGACGGGCCGATCCGATGCGAGTGGAAGATGAATTTATTCGGCGAGAAGAACAAGCCGCAGTAGGCACACTTGATGCACTTTGCCCGGGAACTGTTGTAACGTGCGGGCAGAAAGGCGCCCCGGCAACCCCAGGCGCACTCGTGGTGCACGGAGAAGGCGAAGTCCTCCGGCAGTCTTGAAGGAAACATACCGTGATGGCTTTTTTAGAGCGCGATTTCATGACGATTGAGACGCGTAAATTGAACCAACCTGGGCGGCGCGTTGTCGCCGAGGAACGATTTGCAGAGACGCTCGGCTTCCCTTCGAGTAATCATGCCGCATCTCCTGGAGGAGACCGGCATCGCACCTGCCCGACGGAGGATCTCCAACTGGACAGGGGTGCATTGGACACAGGTTATGCCCAATGCTACTCTGCGATTGTGAATCTCGTTGTAGCTGAACTGTTTCAGCAACGTGTTGCTGATCTGGGCCAAACAGAGCCTCTCCTGACCCTCGATCACCAGAGAGACGATGTGGATTCCGTAGAGGGAAACAGTGCTCACCTGTAACTCCTGAGAGTTTAGGTTCACAACATGATTCCTGGACatgaacattattttttttttttttaattggaattGGGTAAGCTAGGaaagtttctttttctaatGACGTTTGGTAGCTTTTAGGAGGACGGAAAGTGGACCGAAGCAGGAAGTATTCTAGGGCATCTGGAGCAGGATATGGTTTTAATAACAAATTGGTGAAAGTAAATGAATTTTGATGCTTTTATCCATTCGAAAGGGAACAGTTATTAAATAGAATGGTGTAGTATAAAAAAAGGTATGTGATACCTGATTGGATTTCGAGTGCGACTGCGGCTGCGGCGACTGTGCTGATTTTTGGGGCGCGGTTATTGGCGGCATCGATAATACCGCCGACGCATCCATTCTACtgcaaaaatgtaaaaaaaaaaaaaagacaaaagcgatcagaaaatataatatttttacatcgACTCATCATTTCACGAAGCATGTTCGATAAATTCGTGCAGATTTTATGCAGAGTAGTACGGTCAAAAAAGCAATGCAAAACGATACATCGTCTCTCTTCTCTGTTTATATGCTCCTTCCACTTTCgttgtaattatatttattacacTTTATCGATCACTTGTCATCGCGAATACATGGGCTATCCAACCTGGCGTCATTAAACGTTCGTttgcatttaatttgattaaatcgTGTCAGCCatattttatcttttctttttcaataatgCAGATTTTCTTTTCGGATGATTTAATCGGAgtgttatattattaatttctatcgTGGCAATGCTGttgttataaacaattttgattatttttctaaatacgTAAATAATTTGGTATTTATTAAAGAAGATTACCAGTGGAAcaagtataaaattaattttgtcatAGAAGGGTTAAGCACAATTTTGTCTGGCGACTGGTCGCATTTTGCtcggtaattaaataaattcaaagaGATGGAAGTAATCCATTCGTGGTCAAAGTTGTCGTATTCTAGCACTGTAAACGAggtagaaaaatttatatttttcttcttcacgaGAAATTAATGGACAAGTACCAGTCCTTTAATGAAAGTCAAAGCTCCATTGATACagaaattcaaagaaaatatgaaattttacacCGTGTAAATCAAAgcagtttaattaaattctgaataatcagtatatcttacataattaaaaaaaaaaattgaaatttgttggaCGGTGTAATCGTAGCCgagttaaatgaaatttttttaaaagtaactACTAAATTTTTCTCGAATCTTATGTGTAACGATTGCATTAGACTCACTTCAAAAGAAACTCCCCAGTCACGTTACTTTCCCGTTCGCTTTCCAAGTTTATAATATGTTACGGAAAAAGATTCTGGAAACTCTGAATTCTTTCAAACGTTCGACGTCGAACAAAGGTGCAAAGCGTGGAAAAAGAAATACCTaagaaacaaaaacgaaacggaAAGATAGAGCATCGAGTTCCTTATCCTCTTACAGTCGAAGGAGAGACGGCGTCTCGTTGGAAAATTGAAGACGAAATAGCAATAAATGCTCCATGGGTAGGAATGGGATCAAGTTCAATATGTACTCGCAAGTATGAATCAATTACAAATTCAATTGAATTCAAGTTTCGAAATACGAAATATCACTTAGGAAAGCATTGGCTGATTCTTTGCTTTACAATTTGATATTTTCTCACCATATATCCAATATGTAATTCAAGGTATTTGACCTCGAAAAATATACTCCCAGATACTTAATTATAGAAGTAAAAACATGAATCCACATGCCATCGACATTACCCGCCGTACCCTCATCCCCTATCCACGATCCAACGGTGTACAGGTTCACCTTCCATTAGTTTAACGCCCGGCGAAAATTTCATTGGTACGGTGAATTTTTCATGAGAGACCGTCGGCGGGGAAGAGGAGGCGAAAATAAGagtagaagagaaaaaagagaaagacggATCTGATTTTGCGCAACTACgtcagaaagagagaggaagatCGATAGAGatggaaagagaagaaaacgagagagagagagagagagagaggaggggGTGGGTGGGTGGAGGCAACCCTCGGTgttgattttaattgaaaacgcCTCCATGAAGGTATACCCTGTACACCGTTTGTCCGTGTACCGGTGGCGTAGGCAGATAAAACCCATCTACAAGCGAGCCAAGCCCTGACGTAGAAGCACAGAGAGCGCCAGCGCTCCAGCAAACGTCCCCGGGGACCCAGGAAACCAGGGGGTAATTCAATTTGACACCCCCACCCACGCTTAAACAAGGCAGCACCCATCCGACCCTCTACCTTCACCCTTTTCTACCCCCACTCTAACAGTACTCTGCGTTCTCTTTCACTCCGTTCCACCCTCCGTCTCCCTTCAACGTTCCATCTTGCTCCCGTGCGTTCTCCAGCCTCTGCTACCATCCTCGTCGCGCAAATTAAATTCTCATCCACCGTGAAACAATGCCGGTATCCGAGCCAGAACAACCCCCTCCATACCTCTACGTCCACCTGCAGCTTCCATCGACAATCTCCTCCGCACCCTCCCCCTCATCCCCCTAACCCCTCAGGACTTGTTCGAACGGATGCCACTGGTCAACGGTTCGACGGATCGGACTCGAATCGACCGCATTAATTACTcgctacttacaattagtacaaACTAGAAACGGCCGCATACGTTCTACTAATG includes these proteins:
- the fuss gene encoding SKI family transcriptional corepressor fussel; the encoded protein is MDASAVLSMPPITAPQKSAQSPQPQSHSKSNQELQVSTVSLYGIHIVSLVIEGQERLCLAQISNTLLKQFSYNEIHNRRVALGITCVQCTPVQLEILRRAGAMPVSSRRCGMITRREAERLCKSFLGDNAPPRLPEDFAFSVHHECAWGCRGAFLPARYNSSRAKCIKCAYCGLFFSPNKFIFHSHRIGPSDKYVQPDAANFNSWRRHMKLSGNPPDEVVHAWEDVKAMFNGGTRKRLLNNPTSRESHSPAKQPRSSPTQIPTLVPSPTHPRVPPFPELPLPLSRSLVMDYVWHQHQQAAAVAAAKTPGFPFSPYALPWLAKRGPVLFPAPLPPSISGSSPTEPLIPTVNPSLHQSAFHPVIRGPPIVEPVAQEQPADASVVNKEDNSDDEVDIETTEDDPVTPLNATTPNLHSVSNSATSSHSGRNSPQCWSPPRETEREAEKIAEEAAAIRDTKPELQPARSPGSWQGNNFYRQLNAIKGNEPTERTSSNCSACHPRGIFYGQIHSPSASTN